From Paraburkholderia sabiae, a single genomic window includes:
- a CDS encoding IS4 family transposase yields MLVDDLRLLVESQPPLDWDRLGQHLPYKWIEYAVQASGSASVRRRRLPAQQVVWLVIALALYRHQSISEVVDELDLALPAPDASFVSKSAIAQARQRIGAAPLAWLFHESARNWIAQDQAKYLFKGFSLFAMDGTTLRTTDSVANRRHFGASAAAHGRVGSYPQLRAVTLTALATHLVCDAGFGPYDINEMIWARELIPRVPDNSITVFDKGFLSAQILCNLASGGENRHFIIPARSNLRWEVVSGCDGDQIVRMRVSPQARTKCPELPEFWQARAVLAVDARGRQRTLLTSLTDRRRFKAADIVSCYERRWQIETSYHELKQSMLGMELTLRSQTVQGVYQEFWGALIAYNLIRLEMARAALDARHAPDELSFIRAFHTIQYEMTWAAVTRSYGKLPALLRRLRERLKQLPNDKRPGRSCARAVKSRPFRYTVRFLKRDLN; encoded by the coding sequence ATGCTGGTCGATGATTTGCGCCTCCTTGTTGAATCACAGCCGCCGCTCGATTGGGACCGGCTGGGCCAGCATCTGCCGTACAAATGGATCGAGTATGCGGTGCAGGCCAGTGGCAGTGCCAGCGTGCGTCGGCGTCGGCTACCCGCACAGCAGGTCGTGTGGCTAGTGATTGCGCTGGCGTTGTATCGGCACCAGTCGATCAGCGAGGTCGTCGATGAACTGGACCTTGCGCTACCCGCACCCGATGCGTCATTTGTCAGCAAGAGCGCCATCGCCCAGGCGCGGCAGCGTATCGGCGCCGCCCCCCTGGCGTGGCTGTTTCATGAATCGGCCCGGAACTGGATCGCGCAGGATCAGGCGAAGTACCTGTTCAAGGGATTCTCGCTATTCGCGATGGATGGCACGACGCTGCGAACCACCGACAGTGTCGCCAACCGCAGGCATTTCGGCGCCTCGGCTGCCGCTCACGGTCGGGTGGGCAGCTATCCCCAACTGCGCGCGGTCACGCTCACCGCCCTGGCGACGCATCTGGTGTGTGATGCCGGGTTCGGCCCTTACGATATCAATGAGATGATCTGGGCGCGTGAGCTCATCCCTCGTGTGCCAGACAACTCCATTACCGTTTTTGATAAGGGGTTCCTGTCGGCCCAGATCCTGTGCAATCTGGCTTCAGGCGGCGAGAACCGGCATTTCATCATCCCGGCCAGATCGAACCTGCGCTGGGAGGTCGTGAGCGGGTGCGACGGTGACCAGATCGTGCGCATGCGTGTGTCGCCGCAGGCCCGCACGAAATGCCCCGAGCTGCCCGAATTCTGGCAGGCGCGCGCCGTGCTGGCCGTCGATGCACGTGGCCGGCAACGGACATTGCTCACGTCCCTGACTGATCGAAGGCGTTTCAAGGCGGCTGACATTGTGTCGTGCTACGAGCGTCGCTGGCAGATCGAGACCAGCTACCATGAACTGAAGCAGTCGATGCTGGGCATGGAACTGACCCTTCGCAGCCAGACCGTACAAGGTGTCTATCAGGAGTTCTGGGGGGCTCTGATCGCCTATAACCTGATTCGCCTGGAGATGGCCAGGGCGGCACTCGACGCCCGGCACGCACCCGACGAGCTGAGCTTCATCCGCGCGTTTCACACCATTCAGTACGAAATGACGTGGGCGGCCGTGACGCGCTCGTACGGCAAACTGCCAGCGCTGCTCAGGC
- a CDS encoding ABC transporter ATP-binding protein: MQNPKTVTAATPVQTPPMPPRLGEEILRVKDVCRGFNKTQGELLVLDDANLSLREGEIVGLLGRSGSGKSTLLRIIAGLIEPTDGEVTYMGKPLKGPAEGVAMVFQTFALFPWLTVLQNVEAGLEALGVGARERRERALAAIDLIGLDGFENAYPRELSGGMRQRVGFARALVVDPTLLLMDEPFSALDVLTAETLRTDLLDLWTQGRMPIKSVLIVTHNIEEAVFMCDRILVLSSNPGRVIAEIKVPFKHPRNRLDPAFRRLVDDIYAKMTARQTDEKTKKGLELHSWLPHVSTNLMAGLIETLAAAPYHGRADMPEIARSLHLEVDDLFPIAEVLQHLGFADVREGDIFLTPPARVFAEFGTQERKLMFADHLLKHVPLAARIKKVLNERPGHRAPRVRFEQELEDFLSDSAAEETLDAVINWGRYAEIFSYNDQTEIFSLEDVES; the protein is encoded by the coding sequence ATGCAAAATCCGAAAACCGTAACGGCGGCCACGCCCGTCCAGACACCGCCGATGCCGCCGCGCCTCGGCGAAGAAATCCTGCGCGTCAAGGACGTGTGCCGCGGGTTCAACAAGACGCAGGGCGAACTGCTCGTTCTCGACGATGCCAATCTGTCGCTGCGCGAAGGCGAGATCGTCGGTCTGCTGGGCCGTTCGGGCTCGGGCAAGTCGACGCTGTTGCGCATCATCGCCGGGCTGATCGAACCGACGGATGGCGAAGTGACCTACATGGGCAAGCCGCTCAAAGGTCCCGCCGAAGGCGTCGCGATGGTGTTCCAGACCTTCGCGCTGTTTCCGTGGCTGACCGTGCTGCAGAACGTGGAAGCGGGTCTCGAAGCGCTCGGCGTGGGCGCGCGCGAGCGCCGCGAACGCGCGCTCGCTGCGATCGACCTGATCGGTCTCGACGGCTTCGAGAACGCGTATCCGCGCGAGCTGTCGGGCGGCATGCGCCAGCGTGTGGGCTTTGCGCGCGCACTCGTTGTCGATCCGACGCTGCTGCTGATGGACGAGCCGTTCTCCGCGCTCGACGTACTCACGGCCGAAACGCTGCGTACCGACCTGCTCGATCTGTGGACGCAAGGCCGCATGCCGATCAAGTCGGTGCTGATCGTCACGCACAACATCGAGGAAGCCGTGTTCATGTGCGACCGGATTCTCGTGCTGTCGTCGAATCCGGGCCGCGTGATCGCCGAGATCAAGGTGCCGTTCAAGCATCCGCGCAACCGTCTGGACCCGGCGTTCCGGCGTCTCGTCGACGACATCTACGCGAAGATGACGGCGCGTCAGACGGACGAAAAGACCAAGAAGGGCCTGGAGCTGCATAGCTGGCTGCCGCATGTGTCGACCAACCTGATGGCGGGTCTGATCGAAACGCTCGCTGCCGCGCCGTATCACGGCCGCGCGGACATGCCGGAAATCGCGCGCTCGCTGCATCTGGAAGTGGACGATCTGTTCCCTATCGCCGAAGTGCTGCAGCACCTGGGTTTCGCCGACGTCCGCGAGGGCGACATTTTCCTGACGCCGCCCGCGCGCGTGTTCGCCGAGTTCGGTACGCAGGAGCGAAAGCTGATGTTCGCGGATCACCTGCTGAAGCACGTGCCGCTCGCGGCGCGGATCAAGAAGGTGCTGAACGAGCGCCCGGGGCATCGCGCGCCGCGCGTGCGCTTCGAGCAGGAGCTGGAAGACTTCCTGTCGGACAGCGCCGCCGAAGAGACGCTCGACGCCGTCATCAACTGGGGCCGTTACGCGGAAATTTTCTCGTATAACGACCAGACGGAAATCTTCAGTCTCGAGGACGTCGAGTCCTGA
- a CDS encoding ABC transporter permease gives MDFFSFTLNRTANASAWRVLPNRWDFIAFPLIICLIAMAVVGFHETMAPISTLQSAPISLDPANLPEYALRTTLRMLAAMVASLVFTLVYGTLAAKSRRAGQVLVPILDILQSVPVLGYISFTVTFFLALFPSRVLGAELAAIFAIFTSQAWNMTFSFYQSLRTVPRDLDEVSKGFHLTSWQRFWKLEVPFSMPGLIWNMMMSMSGGWFFVVASEAITVGNHTITLPGVGAYLAQAIADKNLHAIGWVILTMTVVILAYDQFLFRPLVAWTDKFRMENTSSGDAPESWLLDLIRRTRLIHRLLVPIGWMFAKAARVPIRWPSMSAVKFAKPVDHKPSKTGDIVWAVIVVLVTAFVVYRVIAYVRTGVTLDEVGHVFVLGLFTLLRVTLLIALASVVWLPVGVLIGLRPSLAEKVQPVAQFLAAFPANLLFPVFVIVIVKFDLNPDVWLSPLIVLGTQWYILFNVIAGASAYPNDYKEAAKNFRIRGWQWWRQAMLPGVFPYYVTGAITASGGAWNASIVAEAVQWGNTKLAAHGLGAYIAEYTAAGDYPKIILGIAVMSLFVSLFNRVLWRPLYAYAESRLRLD, from the coding sequence ATGGATTTCTTCAGCTTCACCCTGAACCGGACCGCCAATGCGTCGGCGTGGCGGGTGCTGCCCAACCGTTGGGACTTCATCGCGTTCCCGCTGATCATCTGCCTGATCGCGATGGCCGTCGTCGGCTTCCACGAGACGATGGCGCCCATCTCGACGTTGCAGAGCGCGCCCATTTCGCTCGACCCCGCGAACCTGCCCGAGTACGCGCTACGTACCACGCTGCGCATGCTGGCCGCGATGGTGGCGTCGCTGGTGTTCACGCTGGTCTACGGCACGCTCGCCGCGAAGAGCCGTCGCGCGGGGCAGGTGCTCGTGCCGATTCTCGACATCCTGCAGTCCGTGCCCGTGCTCGGCTACATCTCGTTCACGGTGACGTTCTTCCTCGCGCTGTTTCCGTCGCGCGTGCTGGGCGCCGAACTGGCCGCGATCTTCGCGATCTTCACGAGCCAGGCGTGGAACATGACCTTCAGCTTCTACCAGTCGCTGCGCACGGTGCCGCGCGATCTGGACGAAGTGTCGAAGGGTTTCCACCTCACATCGTGGCAGCGTTTCTGGAAGCTCGAAGTGCCGTTCTCGATGCCCGGCCTCATCTGGAACATGATGATGTCGATGTCGGGCGGCTGGTTCTTCGTGGTGGCGTCGGAAGCAATCACGGTCGGCAATCACACGATCACGCTGCCGGGCGTCGGCGCGTATCTGGCTCAGGCGATCGCCGACAAGAACCTGCACGCGATCGGCTGGGTGATCCTGACGATGACCGTCGTGATCCTCGCGTACGACCAGTTCCTGTTCCGTCCGCTCGTCGCGTGGACGGACAAGTTCCGCATGGAGAACACGAGTTCCGGCGACGCGCCCGAGTCGTGGCTGCTCGACCTGATCCGCCGCACGCGCCTGATTCACCGTCTGCTCGTGCCCATCGGCTGGATGTTCGCGAAGGCTGCGCGCGTGCCCATCCGCTGGCCGAGCATGAGCGCGGTGAAGTTCGCGAAGCCCGTCGACCACAAGCCGTCGAAGACGGGCGACATCGTGTGGGCTGTGATCGTCGTGCTGGTGACGGCGTTCGTCGTGTATCGCGTGATCGCCTATGTGCGCACGGGCGTCACGCTCGATGAAGTCGGTCACGTGTTCGTGCTGGGTCTCTTCACGCTGCTGCGCGTGACGCTGCTGATCGCGCTGGCATCGGTGGTGTGGCTGCCTGTCGGCGTGCTGATCGGCTTGCGGCCGTCGCTGGCCGAGAAGGTTCAGCCCGTCGCGCAGTTCCTCGCCGCGTTCCCGGCGAACCTGCTGTTCCCGGTCTTCGTGATCGTGATCGTCAAGTTCGATCTGAACCCGGACGTCTGGCTCTCGCCGCTGATCGTGCTCGGGACGCAGTGGTATATCCTGTTCAACGTGATTGCGGGCGCGAGCGCCTATCCGAACGACTACAAGGAAGCCGCGAAGAATTTCCGTATCCGCGGCTGGCAATGGTGGCGTCAGGCGATGCTGCCGGGCGTGTTCCCGTACTACGTGACGGGCGCAATCACGGCTTCGGGCGGCGCGTGGAACGCGAGCATCGTCGCGGAGGCCGTGCAGTGGGGCAACACGAAGCTCGCCGCGCACGGACTCGGCGCGTATATCGCCGAGTACACGGCCGCGGGCGACTATCCGAAGATCATTCTGGGCATCGCGGTGATGTCCCTGTTCGTGTCCCTCTTCAATCGCGTGTTGTGGCGTCCGCTGTACGCCTACGCCGAAAGCCGTCTGCGGCTCGATTGA
- a CDS encoding sensor domain-containing diguanylate cyclase: protein MKRTTLRQALGPASFVLVVLACWFASGLVADRMVQQELDTALRQQRQMSASIVYNMAEVIASDLAMSRAIPATMAELGVIQQALTHSQNYAASGVDLEPAHREELLKSPELAGIDGFLRDAQGFSGLDIIWLVNANGLCVAASNAQNTHSFVGLDMRSRSYLTNALLGAFGEAYGVGRMSGEPGIFISAPVYDDGLLVGAIVAKVGIARLRHWVAHAGTFVTDDNGVIIMAHNATLEGQAMPASRVTQMSATERMSTYHRDRFPAVQIRPVKSQVRGDAPWVPTEIADQLFDMPGQPIPTLYQSRSGLNSGLSAHLVDPLVAWPELMRNHKRDHLLVFLTLAGTVALAWVITVSYLRERRHHRATRVLAEQLQSANTLLSAEARHDALTGALSRRYFLDLLRHEIDRARATGEPLCMAIADLDHFKQINDRFGHAAGDRALEHFVDTCRTELRGSDAIGRLGGEEFGILLPTTPLGTGLEVVERLRVRLKATPSSKLPQSVGLSVSIGITELSAEDLPERIISRADQALYAAKQGGRDRSEAVPPDDTAPPTRAPVNAW from the coding sequence ATGAAAAGGACAACCTTGCGCCAGGCATTGGGACCGGCCAGTTTCGTACTGGTCGTGCTCGCATGCTGGTTCGCATCCGGCCTGGTCGCGGACCGGATGGTACAGCAAGAACTGGATACCGCACTGCGCCAGCAGCGGCAGATGTCCGCCTCGATCGTCTACAACATGGCCGAAGTGATCGCGAGCGACCTGGCGATGTCGCGTGCCATACCCGCCACCATGGCCGAGCTCGGCGTGATCCAGCAGGCCCTGACGCATTCGCAGAATTATGCCGCTTCAGGCGTCGACCTGGAACCCGCGCACCGCGAAGAGCTGTTGAAATCGCCGGAACTGGCGGGCATCGACGGCTTTTTGCGCGACGCCCAGGGCTTCTCGGGCCTCGACATCATCTGGCTCGTCAACGCCAACGGACTGTGCGTCGCGGCGAGCAACGCACAGAACACGCATTCGTTCGTCGGCCTCGACATGCGCTCGCGCAGCTACCTCACCAACGCGCTGCTCGGCGCATTCGGCGAAGCATACGGCGTCGGCCGCATGAGTGGCGAGCCGGGCATCTTCATTTCGGCGCCCGTCTACGACGACGGGCTGCTGGTCGGCGCGATCGTCGCCAAGGTCGGCATCGCGCGGCTGCGTCACTGGGTGGCGCACGCGGGCACCTTCGTCACCGACGACAACGGCGTGATCATCATGGCGCACAACGCGACGCTCGAAGGCCAGGCGATGCCGGCCTCGCGCGTCACGCAGATGAGCGCGACCGAGCGCATGAGCACCTATCATCGCGACCGCTTCCCCGCCGTCCAGATCCGGCCCGTGAAGAGCCAGGTGCGCGGCGATGCGCCGTGGGTGCCCACCGAGATCGCCGATCAGCTGTTCGACATGCCCGGCCAGCCGATCCCGACGCTCTATCAGTCGCGCAGCGGCCTGAACTCCGGGCTGTCCGCGCATCTCGTCGATCCGCTCGTCGCGTGGCCCGAACTGATGCGCAATCACAAGCGCGATCATCTGCTCGTGTTCCTGACGCTCGCGGGCACGGTGGCGCTCGCGTGGGTGATCACCGTGTCCTATCTGCGCGAGCGGCGCCATCACCGCGCGACGCGCGTGCTCGCCGAGCAGTTGCAGTCGGCGAACACGCTGCTGTCGGCGGAAGCCCGTCACGACGCGCTGACAGGCGCGCTGTCGCGCCGCTATTTCCTCGACCTGCTGCGCCATGAAATAGACCGGGCTCGCGCGACGGGCGAGCCGCTGTGCATGGCGATCGCCGACCTCGATCACTTCAAGCAGATCAACGACCGCTTCGGGCACGCAGCCGGCGACCGGGCGCTCGAGCATTTCGTCGATACCTGCCGCACCGAGCTGCGCGGCAGCGATGCGATCGGACGGCTGGGCGGCGAAGAGTTCGGCATTCTGCTGCCCACTACGCCGCTCGGCACCGGGCTCGAAGTCGTCGAACGGCTGCGCGTGCGGCTGAAGGCGACGCCGTCGTCGAAGCTGCCGCAGTCGGTGGGCTTGAGCGTGAGCATCGGCATTACGGAACTGTCGGCGGAAGACCTGCCCGAGCGCATCATCAGCCGCGCGGACCAGGCGCTCTACGCCGCCAAACAGGGCGGCCGCGACCGCAGCGAAGCCGTGCCGCCCGACGACACCGCGCCGCCCACGCGCGCGC